A portion of the Nitrospiria bacterium genome contains these proteins:
- a CDS encoding beta-propeller fold lactonase family protein translates to MNGKILATVLSVGMLMISSVTVFAENPHDRDEGPAGAVYAMTNAPDGNNVVVFDRDEDGILTKVGSIPTGGTGSGGGLDPLGSQNALVLSRDNRWLLAVNGGSNEISVFRVLPDGLKWIEKVDSGGDFPVSLTVNHDLVYVLNAGASPNITGFTLGHKGRLTPLASSTRALGSGAFAQVGFDPDGERLVVTDKAGSQIFVYSVSDDGLPAVSPVVSSSNGNTPFGFIFDRRGRLVVVEVGPNAVSSYKILKDDTLHVISGSVPNGQQAACWIVGDGRGDVFTANPGSGTVSAYQLSARSGRVSLLNGAAGSGLNPLDLAVAANGRFLYALDPGRGSIDMFRIKRDGGLTDLGVIDGTLSLFAQGIAAR, encoded by the coding sequence ATGAACGGAAAAATCCTGGCAACCGTTTTAAGTGTGGGAATGTTGATGATCTCTTCCGTAACGGTCTTTGCGGAAAATCCGCATGATCGAGATGAGGGCCCGGCCGGTGCGGTGTATGCCATGACCAATGCCCCCGACGGAAACAACGTGGTTGTATTTGACCGGGACGAGGACGGTATCCTGACAAAAGTGGGTTCCATCCCGACCGGCGGGACCGGTTCCGGCGGCGGTCTCGATCCGTTGGGTTCTCAGAATGCCCTTGTTCTGAGCCGTGACAACCGATGGTTGTTGGCGGTGAACGGAGGGAGCAATGAAATTTCCGTCTTCCGCGTCCTGCCGGACGGTCTGAAATGGATTGAAAAAGTCGACTCGGGAGGAGACTTTCCCGTCAGTTTGACCGTCAACCACGACCTTGTCTACGTCCTGAACGCCGGGGCCTCTCCGAACATTACCGGTTTCACCCTGGGCCACAAAGGTCGATTGACCCCGCTGGCCAGCTCCACGCGCGCGCTCGGTTCCGGCGCGTTCGCCCAGGTGGGTTTTGATCCAGACGGTGAGCGATTGGTCGTCACGGATAAAGCGGGGAGTCAGATCTTCGTCTACTCCGTGAGCGATGACGGATTGCCCGCCGTGAGTCCGGTCGTATCGAGCTCGAACGGAAATACCCCCTTCGGGTTTATCTTTGACCGACGGGGGCGTTTAGTGGTCGTAGAAGTCGGCCCGAACGCGGTTTCGTCCTATAAGATTCTGAAGGATGACACCTTGCACGTGATCAGCGGATCGGTGCCCAACGGGCAGCAGGCGGCCTGCTGGATTGTCGGAGACGGACGCGGGGATGTCTTTACGGCCAATCCCGGAAGCGGAACGGTTTCCGCATATCAACTCTCGGCTCGAAGCGGGCGGGTGTCCCTGCTGAACGGGGCCGCCGGAAGCGGATTAAATCCTCTGGACCTGGCCGTCGCCGCCAACGGACGCTTTCTTTACGCCCTGGACCCGGGCCGTGGATCGATCGACATGTTCCGTATCAAACGCGACGGCGGCCTGACCGATTTAGGGGTAATCGACGGGACCTTGTCGCTGTTTGCGCAAGGCATTGCGGCACGCTGA
- the msrB gene encoding peptide-methionine (R)-S-oxide reductase MsrB, which yields MGIGILAVSFPPRFARAEGSDETFEIIKTDEEWRSLLTAEQYNVLRKEATEPPFKNAYYKNKARGVYRCAGCDLPLFSSDAKYESHTGWPSFWKPMNDSAVRTKTDYKLLYPRTEVHCRRCGGHLGHLFDDGPPPTYLRYCINSAALKFVPDP from the coding sequence ATGGGGATCGGAATCCTGGCCGTGTCTTTCCCGCCCCGGTTTGCACGGGCCGAGGGTTCGGACGAAACGTTTGAGATTATCAAGACGGACGAGGAGTGGCGATCGCTCCTGACCGCCGAGCAGTACAATGTTCTCAGAAAGGAGGCGACGGAGCCGCCCTTCAAGAACGCGTATTACAAAAATAAGGCCCGCGGCGTTTACCGCTGCGCGGGATGCGATCTGCCGCTGTTCTCCTCCGATGCAAAATACGAAAGCCACACCGGTTGGCCGAGTTTTTGGAAGCCGATGAATGACTCGGCGGTCCGGACGAAAACCGATTACAAATTGCTGTATCCCCGGACCGAGGTGCATTGCCGGCGGTGCGGCGGACACCTGGGCCATCTGTTCGATGACGGCCCGCCGCCGACCTACCTGCGGTATTGTATCAATTCGGCCGCCTTGAAGTTTGTCCCGGACCCGTAG